GTTTTTTCGGCGGCCGGGGCGGAAAGCCGAAAAACGGCTTTCCGCGACTGCTGCGAACCCTTCAGGCGCTGACGCCGGCACCGATCGGACACGACACGCCGGTGCCGCCAAGCCCGCAATAGCCGGCCGGATTCTTGGCCAGATATTGCTGATGATAGTCCTCGGCGAAATAGAATGCGCCTGCAGGTGCGATCTCGGTGGTGATGGCGCCGAGGCCCTTTGCCGTCAACGCCTTCTGGTAGGCCGCCTTCGACGCATCGACGGCTTTGCGCTGCGCGTCGCCGAAGGTGTAGACCGCGGAACGATACTGGGTGCCGACGTCATTGCCCTGACGCATGCCCTGGGTCGGGTTATGGCTTTCCCAAAACGTCTTCAGGAGCTGCTCGTACGAAATCTTGTTCGGATCGAACACCACCAGCACCGCTTCGGTATGACCGGTGCGGCCCGAGCAAACCTCCTCATAGCCGGGGTTTGGGGTATGCCCGCCGGCATAGCCGACGGCCGTGGTGTAGATGCCATCGCCGAGTTCCCAGAACTTGCGCTCCGCACCCCAGAAGCAGCCAAGCCCGAACACCGCCTGCTCCAGTCCTGCGGGGTAAGGCGGCTGCAGCTGGCGGCCATTGACGAAATGGCTCCTGGCCGTGGGGATCGGCTGCGAACGGCCGGGCAGCGCCTCGGCTGCGCTCGGCAGTGCTGTGGTCTTGCGCGTGAAAAACATCGGTCACCTCCCGGCGGAATGCTGAAACGCGTGGGAACAGCGTGCGTCTCG
The sequence above is drawn from the Bradyrhizobium sediminis genome and encodes:
- the msrA gene encoding peptide-methionine (S)-S-oxide reductase MsrA, with amino-acid sequence MFFTRKTTALPSAAEALPGRSQPIPTARSHFVNGRQLQPPYPAGLEQAVFGLGCFWGAERKFWELGDGIYTTAVGYAGGHTPNPGYEEVCSGRTGHTEAVLVVFDPNKISYEQLLKTFWESHNPTQGMRQGNDVGTQYRSAVYTFGDAQRKAVDASKAAYQKALTAKGLGAITTEIAPAGAFYFAEDYHQQYLAKNPAGYCGLGGTGVSCPIGAGVSA